From a single Abyssibacter profundi genomic region:
- a CDS encoding VanZ family protein — protein sequence MNAVAGRWLAWTTRLIGWLLLLLVGVLSLINLAEAPVDDVLWDKLNHAIAYAAIAGWWAALLPGRRWKAAAVALVFGLMMEGVQGVLPYRAFEWADMLANGVGVLLGLLLSLWWLPRGFAGWWSARSQGA from the coding sequence GTGAACGCGGTCGCGGGGCGCTGGCTTGCCTGGACGACGCGCCTGATCGGCTGGCTGTTGTTATTGCTTGTCGGCGTGTTGTCTCTCATCAATCTCGCCGAGGCGCCAGTCGATGACGTCTTGTGGGACAAGCTGAACCACGCCATCGCCTACGCGGCCATTGCCGGCTGGTGGGCCGCCTTGTTGCCCGGTCGGCGCTGGAAGGCGGCCGCGGTTGCGCTGGTGTTCGGGCTCATGATGGAAGGTGTCCAGGGGGTGCTTCCGTATCGAGCCTTCGAGTGGGCCGACATGCTGGCGAACGGTGTGGGTGTCCTGCTGGGCCTGCTGCTGTCGCTGTGGTGGCTGCCCAGGGGATTCGCTGGCTGGTGGTCGGCCAGGTCGCAGGGCGCATGA
- the lolA gene encoding outer membrane lipoprotein chaperone LolA, producing MCRSVLLVLVLLTGGLSGLWAGSVHAAAEDLADALANTRALAGVFEQRLLDSDDTVIEASRGSFALQRPGKFRWDYEQPYVQQVISDGQTLWHYDRDLAQVTVRSVGTALSGTPAALLSGATELDDSFVVRELEPGRYGLEPKAAEAEFESATVELEDGVVTALDIQDALGQRTRIEFFDVARNVSFKAGWFEFEPPPGVEVVGEAGL from the coding sequence ATGTGTCGATCCGTTCTGCTTGTGCTTGTTCTGCTGACCGGCGGGCTGTCCGGTCTTTGGGCCGGGTCGGTCCATGCCGCGGCTGAAGACCTGGCCGATGCACTGGCCAACACCCGTGCGCTGGCCGGCGTGTTCGAGCAGCGTTTGCTGGACAGTGATGACACCGTCATCGAAGCCTCGCGCGGCAGCTTCGCGCTCCAGCGCCCCGGCAAGTTCCGCTGGGACTACGAACAGCCGTATGTGCAACAGGTAATCAGTGACGGCCAGACGCTGTGGCACTACGACCGCGACCTCGCCCAGGTGACGGTCCGCTCGGTGGGGACGGCGCTGAGCGGCACGCCGGCTGCGCTGCTCTCCGGAGCCACCGAACTGGACGACAGTTTCGTGGTGCGCGAACTGGAGCCGGGCCGCTATGGACTGGAGCCCAAGGCCGCCGAGGCTGAGTTCGAGTCGGCGACCGTAGAGCTGGAGGACGGCGTCGTCACGGCTCTGGATATTCAGGATGCGCTGGGTCAGCGCACGCGCATCGAGTTTTTCGACGTGGCCCGCAACGTATCGTTCAAAGCCGGCTGGTTCGAGTTCGAGCCGCCGCCGGGTGTTGAGGTGGTGGGCGAAGCCGGCTTGTGA
- a CDS encoding DNA translocase FtsK produces the protein MSKTKSHAVAEGPTRLERSLREAVLLTSAAVTIYLLLALFSYDHTDPGWSSTGIGGSVSNLGGVVGAWVADVVLSLFGYVGFILPWLIFAGGVIHYRSSGQGGRLVDSLTARLVASVFLLLGACGLAAAHDLGDPTALPQGSGGMLGAVIASELGKILGTVGSTLMLLTILVAAAPLALAFSWLAVMDAIGQGLLRGLQRLRKRFAARAEARAARRAEQAAAKAAKPAKPPKSTKTAPAPGPAVRAEPEPESRGKRKSKSKKKAPTVEPVAANQLPLPMDAEQTGASVPSFDGNPLPATEMLDPPRAATHAYTAEELDSMSREVEARLAEFGVTVEVVAATPGPVITRFELNPAPGVKVAQVSNLAKDLARALSAVAVRVVDVIPGKSVIGLEIPNQHRELVALRGILEDKAYQRSDSPLTMALGKDISGHPVVANLGKMPHLLVAGTTGSGKSVAVNVMILSMLHKATARDVRLIMIDPKMLELSVYDGIPHLLAPVVTDMKEAANALRWCVAEMERRYKLMAAMGVRNIAGLNRKIADADKAGEPIIDPLSDPEEAERPTLEHMPYIVVIVDELADMMMVVGKKVEELIARLAQKARASGIHLILATQRPSVDVITGLIKANIPTRIAFQVSSRVDSRTILDQQGAESLLGHGDMLYLPPGTGVPTRVHGAFVDDHEVHKVVAYLKQVGAPVFEDGILDGTAGDAVLPGEGGGGEGGDESDPLYDEAVKIVTESRKASISWVQRRLKIGYNRAARIVEQMEASGVVGPVSGGGSREVLAPPPPEV, from the coding sequence ATGTCAAAGACCAAATCGCACGCGGTTGCCGAAGGGCCAACGCGTCTGGAACGCAGCCTGCGTGAAGCTGTGCTGCTGACTTCGGCGGCGGTCACAATCTACCTGCTACTGGCCTTATTCAGCTACGACCACACGGATCCGGGCTGGTCATCAACAGGAATCGGCGGTTCGGTTTCCAACCTGGGTGGCGTGGTCGGGGCCTGGGTCGCAGACGTCGTACTCAGCCTGTTCGGCTATGTGGGCTTTATCCTGCCGTGGCTGATTTTCGCCGGGGGAGTGATTCATTATCGTTCCAGCGGGCAGGGCGGGCGTCTGGTCGACAGCCTCACGGCCCGACTCGTGGCGTCGGTCTTCCTGCTGCTCGGTGCCTGCGGACTCGCGGCTGCCCATGACCTGGGTGATCCGACGGCATTGCCCCAGGGAAGTGGCGGGATGCTGGGTGCGGTGATTGCCTCTGAGCTGGGCAAGATTCTGGGGACAGTGGGTTCGACGCTGATGCTGCTGACCATCCTGGTGGCTGCGGCACCGCTGGCCTTGGCGTTTTCCTGGCTGGCCGTGATGGATGCCATTGGTCAGGGCTTGTTGCGGGGGCTGCAGCGCCTGCGCAAACGGTTTGCAGCACGTGCCGAAGCGCGGGCCGCACGGCGTGCCGAGCAGGCCGCCGCGAAGGCGGCCAAGCCAGCGAAGCCGCCGAAGTCAACGAAGACTGCACCGGCGCCCGGCCCGGCCGTGCGAGCGGAGCCAGAGCCCGAGTCCCGCGGCAAGCGCAAGTCCAAATCCAAGAAGAAGGCGCCGACAGTTGAGCCCGTCGCCGCAAATCAGCTGCCGCTGCCGATGGATGCCGAGCAAACGGGAGCCTCGGTTCCCAGTTTCGACGGCAATCCGCTACCGGCAACCGAGATGCTCGATCCGCCGCGGGCCGCAACCCATGCTTACACAGCCGAGGAGCTCGACAGCATGTCCCGTGAGGTCGAGGCGCGTCTGGCCGAGTTTGGCGTGACCGTTGAGGTGGTCGCGGCGACGCCGGGGCCGGTGATTACGCGGTTCGAGTTGAATCCAGCGCCTGGGGTCAAGGTGGCCCAGGTCAGCAATCTCGCCAAGGATTTGGCCCGGGCGCTGTCCGCTGTTGCCGTTCGCGTCGTCGATGTCATTCCCGGCAAGTCGGTCATCGGCTTGGAGATCCCCAACCAGCATCGTGAGCTGGTGGCCCTGCGCGGAATCCTGGAAGACAAGGCGTACCAGCGGTCGGACTCGCCGCTGACCATGGCGCTGGGCAAGGACATTAGCGGGCATCCGGTGGTGGCGAATCTGGGCAAGATGCCACACCTGCTGGTGGCGGGTACCACCGGTTCGGGTAAATCGGTGGCCGTCAACGTCATGATCCTGTCGATGCTGCACAAGGCCACGGCCCGCGATGTGCGGTTGATCATGATTGATCCCAAGATGCTGGAGCTGTCGGTTTACGACGGGATTCCGCATCTGCTGGCTCCAGTGGTCACGGACATGAAAGAAGCGGCCAATGCGCTGCGCTGGTGCGTGGCCGAGATGGAGCGCCGCTACAAGCTGATGGCGGCCATGGGGGTTCGCAACATTGCAGGCCTGAATCGCAAGATCGCCGATGCGGACAAGGCGGGCGAGCCCATCATCGATCCGCTGAGCGACCCGGAAGAGGCCGAGCGTCCCACGCTGGAGCACATGCCCTACATCGTGGTGATCGTCGACGAACTTGCCGACATGATGATGGTCGTAGGCAAGAAGGTGGAGGAGTTGATTGCACGCTTGGCGCAAAAGGCTCGTGCATCCGGCATTCACCTGATTCTTGCCACCCAGAGACCATCCGTTGACGTGATTACCGGGCTGATCAAGGCCAATATTCCGACGCGCATCGCGTTTCAGGTGTCATCTCGTGTGGATTCGCGCACGATTCTGGATCAGCAGGGCGCTGAAAGCCTGCTGGGCCACGGCGACATGCTGTACCTGCCGCCGGGCACGGGTGTGCCAACGCGCGTGCACGGTGCATTTGTCGATGACCACGAGGTGCATAAGGTCGTGGCCTATCTCAAGCAAGTGGGTGCCCCGGTCTTCGAGGACGGGATACTCGACGGGACCGCCGGCGACGCCGTGCTGCCGGGTGAGGGTGGTGGCGGCGAGGGGGGCGATGAGTCGGACCCGCTGTATGACGAAGCCGTCAAGATCGTGACCGAGAGCCGCAAGGCCTCGATTTCCTGGGTGCAGCGGCGGCTCAAGATTGGCTACAACCGCGCTGCGCGTATCGTCGAACAAATGGAGGCTTCGGGCGTCGTCGGCCCGGTCTCCGGTGGTGGTTCACGAGAAGTCCTGGCGCCCCCACCCCCGGAGGTTTGA
- a CDS encoding GNAT family N-acetyltransferase gives MQTVERLDDLPASEWDRLFDADQHPCVSHAFLSTLETTGCVGQDTGWQPRHQIVRDSQGKLVAAAPVYEKTHSRGEFVFDWAWADALERAGHAYYPKWVCCVPFTPVPGPRIVGSAEGVNAIYAGLATRSGTGEISSVHVLFPSNTAHADPRWMERRDVRYVWSNQQYPDFDAFLGQLSSKRRKEIRRERRKLAAAGIHYRFRPGESADAAHWARVYALYARTYLIRGQHPYLTPEFFPCYAQRAPGHVVLIEAWVADELLAVAIALRGRDTLFGRHWGTAQDIDGLHFETCYYQGIEYCIEHGLGRYDAGVQGEQKRMRGFEPAVTRSMHHIGHPGLRDAVDAFLARERVAVDDWADAAQSHSAYRKG, from the coding sequence TTGCAGACGGTCGAGCGCCTCGACGATCTGCCCGCGAGCGAATGGGATCGGTTGTTTGACGCCGATCAGCATCCCTGTGTTTCGCATGCGTTTCTGAGCACGCTGGAAACCACGGGCTGCGTCGGACAGGACACGGGCTGGCAACCCAGACATCAGATCGTGCGCGACTCGCAGGGCAAGCTGGTGGCCGCGGCTCCCGTCTACGAGAAGACACACTCGCGTGGGGAGTTTGTATTTGACTGGGCCTGGGCGGACGCCCTGGAGCGTGCTGGCCATGCCTACTACCCCAAGTGGGTCTGCTGCGTGCCGTTCACGCCGGTACCCGGTCCTCGCATTGTCGGCAGCGCTGAAGGCGTGAATGCAATTTATGCCGGGCTTGCCACACGGAGTGGAACGGGTGAGATCTCCTCGGTTCACGTGCTGTTCCCCTCCAACACGGCCCACGCAGACCCGCGCTGGATGGAACGACGCGATGTGCGGTATGTCTGGTCGAATCAGCAATATCCCGACTTCGACGCCTTCCTGGGCCAGCTCAGCTCCAAACGCCGTAAGGAAATCCGTCGGGAGCGCCGCAAGCTTGCCGCGGCCGGAATCCACTATCGATTCCGGCCAGGCGAATCGGCCGATGCCGCACACTGGGCCCGGGTCTACGCACTGTATGCCCGCACCTACCTCATCCGGGGGCAGCACCCCTACCTGACGCCCGAATTCTTTCCTTGCTACGCACAGCGGGCACCGGGTCACGTCGTGCTCATCGAGGCCTGGGTGGCCGACGAGTTGCTGGCGGTCGCAATCGCGCTGCGTGGTCGCGACACGCTTTTTGGACGCCACTGGGGAACAGCCCAGGACATCGACGGTCTGCACTTCGAGACTTGCTACTATCAGGGCATTGAATATTGCATCGAACACGGCCTGGGCCGATACGATGCGGGAGTGCAAGGTGAGCAGAAGCGCATGCGTGGATTCGAGCCTGCGGTGACACGGTCCATGCACCATATCGGTCATCCCGGTCTGCGAGACGCCGTGGACGCGTTTCTCGCCCGCGAACGCGTGGCTGTCGATGACTGGGCCGATGCGGCCCAGTCCCACAGTGCCTACCGCAAGGGCTGA
- the aat gene encoding leucyl/phenylalanyl-tRNA--protein transferase, with protein MDSPVRLYWLDPRDPTQAFPEPRLAMEEPNGLLAIGGDLSVQRLIRAYSQGIFPWYNPDEPILWWSPDPRVVFPLDERPAARTLRREARRRDYAVTLDRAFDRVIQQCAAPRANQRGTWLGQEMQRAYRAMHAEGYAHSIEVWKHGQLIGGLYGLALGRAFFGESMFSAESGGSKLAVYWLREQLKAWRFDIFDCQVGSDHLQRLGAEEWPRDQFVNRVHLAATRGHRRGPWQFEVPVPSHVAHGPSG; from the coding sequence ATGGACAGCCCGGTTCGTCTCTATTGGCTTGACCCTCGCGATCCGACGCAGGCGTTTCCCGAACCTCGCCTGGCCATGGAAGAACCCAACGGGTTATTGGCCATCGGTGGCGACTTGTCCGTTCAGCGTCTGATACGCGCCTACTCCCAGGGCATCTTCCCCTGGTACAACCCTGATGAGCCGATTCTCTGGTGGTCGCCCGACCCGCGCGTCGTGTTTCCGCTGGATGAACGCCCGGCCGCGAGAACGCTGCGCAGAGAAGCGCGCCGTCGCGACTATGCGGTCACCCTGGATCGCGCATTCGATCGTGTCATCCAACAGTGCGCGGCCCCCCGCGCAAACCAGCGGGGCACCTGGCTGGGTCAGGAAATGCAGCGCGCCTACCGTGCCATGCATGCCGAGGGTTACGCGCATTCCATTGAAGTCTGGAAACACGGCCAACTGATCGGTGGGCTCTACGGCCTTGCGCTGGGCCGGGCATTTTTTGGGGAGTCCATGTTCAGTGCGGAGAGCGGAGGCTCGAAGTTGGCGGTGTACTGGCTACGGGAGCAGCTCAAGGCCTGGCGGTTCGATATTTTTGACTGTCAGGTTGGCTCGGATCACCTGCAACGACTGGGCGCCGAGGAGTGGCCCCGAGATCAGTTCGTCAATCGGGTGCACCTGGCCGCGACCAGGGGCCATCGGCGCGGCCCTTGGCAATTCGAGGTGCCTGTCCCGAGTCACGTGGCGCATGGACCCAGCGGATGA
- a CDS encoding arginyltransferase, with product MNLYPTAEHPCSYLPAQLAREAVIDPARALTPARYQELLALGFRRSGPYAYRTACRACQACIAVRIPLQHPLALRRRHRRVLRRNADCDVRMVAGRMQREHRLLYDRYLDGRHEHSGMRELTADDLLDPAGQLSCLCEIRCRGQLLGYTVVDCTPDAWSAVYTVFEPDEAARGLGNFAILQTHRLARAAGADFLYLGYWIDQAQQMSYKTDYRPLQAYVNDQWKPFADIKRFDDNAPP from the coding sequence ATGAATCTGTACCCAACGGCTGAGCACCCCTGCTCCTATTTGCCGGCCCAGTTGGCGCGCGAGGCCGTGATCGACCCGGCGCGGGCGCTGACGCCCGCGCGCTACCAGGAATTGCTGGCGCTGGGCTTTCGCCGTTCTGGCCCCTACGCCTACCGCACGGCGTGCCGAGCCTGCCAAGCCTGCATCGCGGTCCGCATTCCGCTGCAGCATCCGCTGGCGCTTCGACGTCGACACCGCCGCGTGCTGCGGCGAAACGCCGACTGCGATGTCAGGATGGTCGCAGGACGCATGCAGCGCGAGCACCGTCTGCTGTATGACCGTTATCTCGACGGGCGCCATGAGCACTCGGGCATGCGCGAACTTACGGCAGATGATTTGCTAGACCCGGCAGGCCAGCTGTCCTGTCTTTGCGAAATTCGGTGCCGGGGTCAGCTATTGGGCTACACCGTCGTCGACTGCACACCAGACGCCTGGTCAGCGGTGTATACGGTTTTCGAACCCGACGAGGCAGCACGCGGACTCGGTAATTTTGCGATTCTGCAGACGCATCGGCTCGCGCGAGCTGCAGGCGCCGATTTTCTTTATCTGGGCTATTGGATCGACCAGGCGCAGCAGATGAGCTACAAGACGGACTATCGGCCATTGCAGGCTTACGTGAACGATCAGTGGAAGCCGTTTGCCGATATCAAGCGCTTCGACGATAATGCGCCGCCCTAA
- the infA gene encoding translation initiation factor IF-1: MPKEDHIEMEGTVTDTLPNTTFRVELENGHVVTAHISGRMRKNYIRILTGDKVTVQLTPYDLSKGRIVYRGR, translated from the coding sequence ATGCCGAAAGAAGACCATATTGAAATGGAAGGCACGGTGACTGACACCCTGCCCAACACGACATTTCGTGTCGAGCTGGAAAATGGCCACGTGGTCACGGCTCACATTTCCGGCCGCATGCGGAAGAACTACATCCGCATCCTGACCGGAGACAAGGTCACCGTTCAGTTGACGCCCTACGACCTCAGCAAGGGCCGTATCGTCTACCGCGGCCGCTAG
- the clpA gene encoding ATP-dependent Clp protease ATP-binding subunit ClpA: MLSQELQKALDAAFLAARNEGHEMLTIEHLLLALLDDANVTEVLRASGVGLDALERDLRSFIRENVPVVEEDADGNEVQPTLSFQRVLQRAVYHVQSAGKKEVTSLNVLVAIFSERDSHAVYLLNEQGVTRLDVVNYISHGISKSSGDEAPGAATDGDVKADEGAANNQNPLEQYATDLNALAAEGKIDPLIGRRQEIERVVQTLCRRRKNNPLLVGEAGVGKTAIAEGLAWLITEGEVPEVLLGSTIYALDMGSLIAGTKYRGDFEKRLKGVLAELRKRPGSVLFIDEIHTVIGAGAASGGVMDASNLIKPVLSNGELKCIGSTTYDEYRGIFEKDRALARRFQKIDVPEPSVPETVRILEGLKSRFEDHHQVRYTHTALEIAAELAARHINDRRLPDKAIDVIDEAGAQMRLLPAAKRRKTVQVKDIESIVAKIARIPPKSVSANDREVLKTLDRDLKLVIFGQDPAIDMLASAIKMARSGLGSGEKPIGSFLFAGPTGVGKTEVTKQLAQQLGIELVRFDMSEYMERHTVSRLIGAPPGYVGYDQGGLLTEAVIKHPHAIVLLDEIEKAHPDVFNLLLQVMDHGTLTDNNGRKADFRNVILVMTTNAGAESMARRSIGFKTQDHSSDGMEVIRRSFSPEFRNRLDAIVPFAPLDTTVIERVVDKFIMELEVQLEARNVDLQVDDAARAWLAEHGYDAQMGARPMARVIQENIKRPLADALLFGELVDGGRVLVSVGDDGLTLTTQSKVEETASV, translated from the coding sequence ATGCTGAGCCAAGAACTGCAGAAGGCCCTCGACGCCGCGTTTCTCGCGGCCCGCAATGAGGGTCACGAGATGCTCACCATTGAGCATCTTCTGCTGGCCTTGCTCGATGACGCCAACGTTACGGAAGTCCTGAGAGCCAGCGGGGTCGGTCTCGACGCGCTGGAGCGGGACCTGCGAAGCTTTATTCGCGAAAACGTTCCGGTGGTCGAGGAAGACGCCGACGGCAATGAGGTGCAGCCGACCCTATCGTTTCAGCGTGTACTGCAACGCGCCGTCTACCACGTGCAATCAGCGGGCAAGAAGGAAGTGACCTCGCTGAACGTACTCGTGGCCATTTTCTCTGAGCGCGACTCCCACGCCGTCTACCTGCTTAACGAGCAGGGCGTGACGCGGCTCGATGTCGTCAACTACATCAGCCACGGTATTTCGAAGTCTTCGGGTGATGAGGCGCCTGGCGCCGCCACCGATGGTGATGTCAAGGCGGACGAAGGCGCCGCCAACAACCAGAACCCGCTGGAACAGTACGCAACAGATCTGAATGCGCTGGCGGCTGAGGGCAAGATTGATCCGCTGATCGGGCGTCGCCAAGAGATCGAGCGCGTCGTCCAAACGCTTTGCCGCCGCCGCAAGAACAACCCACTGCTCGTCGGTGAGGCTGGCGTGGGCAAGACGGCCATCGCCGAAGGGCTGGCCTGGCTTATCACCGAAGGTGAGGTGCCGGAGGTGTTGCTGGGCAGCACGATTTACGCGCTGGACATGGGCTCGCTTATCGCGGGCACGAAGTATCGTGGCGATTTCGAGAAGCGGCTGAAAGGCGTGCTGGCCGAGTTGCGCAAACGTCCCGGCTCGGTGCTATTCATCGATGAGATTCATACCGTCATCGGTGCCGGTGCCGCATCGGGCGGGGTCATGGATGCGTCCAACCTGATTAAGCCGGTGCTCTCCAACGGTGAGCTCAAGTGCATCGGGTCGACCACTTACGACGAGTATCGCGGCATTTTCGAAAAGGATCGCGCCTTGGCGCGGCGTTTCCAGAAGATTGATGTGCCCGAGCCATCCGTCCCGGAGACGGTGCGCATTCTCGAGGGTCTGAAGTCCCGGTTCGAGGATCATCACCAGGTGCGCTATACCCACACCGCGCTGGAGATTGCAGCCGAGCTGGCCGCCCGCCACATCAACGACCGACGGCTGCCCGACAAGGCCATCGATGTCATCGACGAGGCCGGCGCACAAATGCGTCTGTTGCCGGCCGCGAAGCGCCGCAAGACGGTTCAGGTCAAGGACATCGAGTCGATTGTCGCCAAGATTGCCCGCATTCCGCCCAAGAGTGTCTCGGCAAATGATCGTGAGGTGCTCAAGACCCTGGATCGCGATCTGAAGCTGGTGATTTTCGGACAGGATCCGGCCATCGATATGCTGGCGTCAGCGATCAAGATGGCGCGGTCCGGCCTGGGTAGCGGTGAAAAGCCGATTGGTTCCTTCCTGTTCGCAGGCCCGACGGGAGTCGGAAAAACCGAGGTGACCAAGCAGCTGGCCCAGCAGTTGGGTATCGAGCTGGTTCGCTTCGATATGAGCGAATACATGGAGCGCCATACCGTGTCGCGCCTGATCGGAGCCCCCCCGGGTTATGTGGGCTACGACCAGGGAGGTCTGTTGACGGAGGCGGTGATTAAACACCCGCATGCCATCGTGCTGCTGGACGAAATCGAAAAGGCGCACCCGGATGTCTTCAACCTGCTATTGCAGGTGATGGATCACGGAACTTTGACCGACAACAATGGACGCAAGGCCGATTTCCGCAACGTGATTTTGGTCATGACCACCAACGCCGGAGCCGAGTCCATGGCCCGGCGGAGTATTGGCTTCAAGACCCAGGATCATTCCAGTGATGGCATGGAGGTCATCCGGCGCAGCTTTTCGCCGGAGTTCCGAAACCGGCTGGACGCCATCGTCCCGTTTGCGCCCTTGGACACGACCGTCATCGAGCGGGTGGTCGACAAGTTCATCATGGAACTTGAGGTGCAGCTCGAGGCACGCAACGTGGACTTGCAGGTGGATGATGCCGCCCGCGCCTGGCTGGCTGAACACGGATACGATGCCCAAATGGGCGCCCGACCGATGGCCCGCGTCATTCAGGAGAACATCAAGCGACCGCTGGCCGATGCGTTGCTCTTCGGCGAGCTAGTCGATGGGGGGCGGGTGCTTGTCAGTGTCGGAGATGACGGTCTGACCTTGACCACGCAGTCCAAGGTGGAAGAAACCGCCTCGGTGTAG
- the clpS gene encoding ATP-dependent Clp protease adapter ClpS, with translation MSDFERDEGVGLAEETSKPKLQPPPRYKVVLLNDDFTPMEFVIDVLQRIFRLDRETAVRIMLKVHTSGAAVAGTYTAEIAETKMNQVIEYARRHQHPLLCRLEQA, from the coding sequence ATGAGTGATTTCGAGCGAGACGAGGGTGTCGGTCTCGCGGAAGAGACCAGCAAGCCCAAACTCCAGCCGCCGCCGCGGTACAAGGTGGTTCTGCTCAACGACGACTTCACGCCCATGGAGTTCGTCATCGATGTGTTGCAACGCATATTCCGGTTGGACCGGGAGACCGCCGTGCGCATCATGCTCAAGGTTCATACGAGTGGGGCGGCTGTAGCCGGCACGTATACGGCAGAGATTGCCGAGACGAAGATGAATCAGGTGATCGAGTACGCCCGCCGTCATCAACACCCCTTGCTGTGCAGGCTGGAACAGGCGTAA